The following proteins are co-located in the Labrys monachus genome:
- the hisG gene encoding ATP phosphoribosyltransferase gives MTGANSSPAPLLLGIPSKGRLQESCVAFFERAGIRFVQERGARDYRGGVQGMADVEVLFLSASEIAGQLASGAIHFGVTGEDLIRESIPRADERVSLLQPLGFGHANVVVAVPQSWIDVRGMADIEDVAAGFRHRHGRRLRVATKYIHLTRSFFSIHGVAEYLIVESLGATEGAPASGAADLIVDITTTGGTLAANALKVVEDGVILKSQANLVASLAADWNPRARAGAASVLSRLAAKAKGAAQREIRCVLRGAGERHLREALQGFGATAPFGLPAAGQPLTFHVPAAGTFDFAAWLTGQGAASIAVAMLDFVFEPENALYSELERRLA, from the coding sequence ATGACCGGCGCCAATTCCTCGCCCGCCCCCCTCCTCCTCGGCATCCCCTCCAAGGGCCGCCTCCAGGAGAGCTGCGTCGCCTTCTTCGAACGTGCCGGCATCCGCTTCGTCCAGGAACGCGGCGCGCGCGACTATCGCGGCGGCGTGCAGGGCATGGCCGACGTCGAGGTGCTGTTCCTTTCGGCATCCGAGATCGCCGGGCAGCTCGCCAGCGGCGCCATCCATTTCGGCGTCACCGGCGAAGACCTCATCCGCGAGAGCATTCCGCGCGCCGACGAACGGGTGAGCCTGCTGCAGCCGCTCGGCTTCGGCCACGCCAATGTCGTCGTCGCCGTGCCGCAATCCTGGATCGACGTGCGCGGCATGGCCGATATCGAGGACGTCGCGGCCGGGTTCCGCCACCGCCACGGACGGCGCCTGAGGGTGGCAACCAAATATATCCACCTCACGCGCTCCTTCTTCTCGATCCACGGCGTCGCCGAATATCTCATCGTCGAGAGCCTGGGTGCCACCGAGGGGGCGCCGGCGTCCGGGGCCGCCGACCTCATCGTCGACATCACCACCACCGGCGGCACGCTGGCGGCGAACGCCCTCAAGGTCGTCGAGGACGGCGTGATCCTGAAATCGCAGGCCAATCTCGTCGCCTCGCTGGCGGCGGACTGGAACCCGCGTGCCCGGGCCGGCGCCGCGTCGGTGCTGTCGCGCCTGGCGGCCAAGGCCAAGGGTGCCGCCCAGCGCGAGATCCGCTGCGTGCTGCGCGGTGCGGGCGAGCGCCATCTGCGCGAGGCGTTGCAGGGCTTCGGGGCGACGGCGCCCTTCGGGCTGCCGGCGGCCGGCCAGCCTCTCACCTTCCACGTCCCCGCCGCCGGGACCTTCGACTTCGCCGCCTGGCTGACCGGCCAGGGCGCCGCCTCGATCGCCGTGGCGATGCTCGATTTCGTGTTCGAGCCGGAAAACGCCCTCTATTCCGAGCTGGAACGCCGCCTCGCCTGA
- a CDS encoding M16 family metallopeptidase codes for MTIALIPGLAGASHAQGPSITDFQLDNGLQVIVIPDHRAPVATHMVWYKVGGADEPKGKSGIAHFLEHLMFKGTEKNPGGFSKQVAELGGQENAFTSYDYTAYFQRVAKQHLGTMMAFEADRMTGLALTDEVVDPERNVVLEERKMRVDNDPNAQLAEEIASALFTHHPYGTPIIGWEDEIEGLTRQDAIDFHGRFYTPNNATLIVAGDVSPEDVRALAESTYGQVARRAEPPPRLRPQEPRQRADRRVTLADKRVEQPIYQRHWRAPSYIRAQNGEGEVLDVLSQILGGGQTSRLYRSLVADRKIASAAGAFYGGSAVDETRFGVWAIPLPGVTFDVIEAAIDEEIGRIVADGVSGAELDRAKTRLVADAIYAQDNQSTLARYYGAMLSVGGKVEDLQLWPQRIASVEASRLPEVAKAVLVEGKSVVGLLEGQG; via the coding sequence ATGACGATTGCACTCATTCCCGGCCTCGCCGGCGCGTCGCATGCGCAGGGGCCGTCGATCACGGATTTCCAGCTCGACAATGGTCTGCAGGTCATCGTCATTCCGGACCATCGCGCCCCCGTGGCCACCCATATGGTGTGGTACAAGGTCGGCGGCGCCGACGAGCCGAAGGGCAAGTCCGGCATCGCCCATTTCCTCGAGCACCTGATGTTCAAGGGCACCGAGAAGAATCCCGGCGGCTTCTCCAAGCAGGTCGCCGAACTCGGCGGCCAGGAGAACGCCTTCACCTCCTATGATTATACCGCCTATTTTCAGCGCGTGGCCAAGCAGCATCTCGGCACGATGATGGCCTTCGAGGCGGACCGGATGACCGGCCTGGCCCTCACCGACGAGGTCGTCGATCCCGAACGCAACGTCGTCCTGGAAGAGCGCAAGATGCGCGTCGACAACGATCCGAACGCCCAGCTGGCCGAAGAGATCGCCTCGGCTTTGTTCACCCATCATCCCTACGGTACGCCGATCATCGGCTGGGAGGACGAGATCGAGGGGCTGACGCGCCAGGATGCCATCGATTTCCACGGCCGTTTCTACACGCCGAACAATGCCACGCTGATCGTGGCCGGCGACGTCTCGCCTGAAGACGTGCGTGCGCTCGCCGAATCGACCTATGGCCAGGTGGCCCGGCGCGCCGAGCCGCCGCCGCGTCTTCGCCCGCAGGAGCCCCGCCAGCGGGCCGATCGCCGCGTCACCCTCGCGGACAAGCGGGTGGAGCAGCCGATCTACCAGCGCCATTGGCGCGCGCCTTCCTATATCCGCGCCCAGAACGGCGAGGGCGAGGTCCTCGACGTGCTGTCGCAGATCCTCGGCGGCGGGCAGACCTCGCGGCTCTACCGTTCGCTGGTCGCCGACCGGAAGATCGCCTCCGCCGCGGGCGCCTTCTATGGCGGATCGGCCGTCGACGAGACGCGTTTCGGCGTCTGGGCGATCCCGCTGCCGGGGGTGACCTTCGACGTGATCGAGGCGGCGATCGACGAGGAGATCGGCCGCATCGTCGCGGACGGCGTCTCCGGCGCCGAACTCGACCGCGCCAAGACGCGCCTCGTCGCCGATGCCATCTATGCGCAGGACAACCAGTCGACCCTGGCGCGCTATTACGGCGCCATGCTCTCGGTCGGCGGCAAGGTCGAGGATCTGCAGCTGTGGCCGCAGCGTATCGCCTCCGTCGAGGCCTCGCGCCTGCCGGAGGTCGCCAAGGCCGTCCTGGTCGAAGGCAAATCGGTGGTCGGACTTCTGGAGGGACAGGGCTGA
- a CDS encoding pseudouridine synthase — MSDDKRSGGDGRKPPRGPKKPFGAAPPRRHGADGDAPPRRSFAARDEGGEKRGSSGWSPRVTPERAGGDPPRRPYRPREDQEGASPRPRKFEGRGDREGDRPFRPRPRDDKDTARPSFRPRGEERGGDRPADRPYRPFRKDDRNNDRPAPDRRAGSGPFRGKDDRPARDGQRPYQDRRPEGPFEDRPRRGGEGGRASFEPRFDERREDRPARGAPHREPPRGAAGKGKPAAGKPVVATPAVSKAAAVQPAASKPAVAPAEGTFEGDRIAKVIARAGLGSRRDAEAWIEEGRVAVNGETLTSAARNVTAEDRITVDGKPLPRRERTRLWLYHKPRGLVTTEKDPEGRPTVFENLDPNLPRVMSVGRLDINTEGLLLLTNDGGLARQLELPKTGWLRRYRVRAFGETDQSKLDALFEGLTIDGVDYGRIEARLDKEQGANAWLTLGLREGKNREVKNVLASIGLDVNRLIRVSYGPFQLGDLAEGAVEEVKTRVLIDQLGADLIAEAECEFEAPIFERPAAETAASKPASAKPVSGKPSDQGYRRGLRVKGEDGGSERVMRGSLIEDRSGRRVLVQRVADVPDDKPVKRKPYRDRDEGGERSFKPRPSFRDRNEGGDRPRPSFRDRNEGGGERPFKPRPSFRDRDEGGDRPRPAFRDRNEGGGERPFKPRPSFQDRNEGGDRPRPAFRDRNEGGGERPFKPRPSFRDRDEGGDRPRPAFRDRNEGGGDRPFKPRPSFRDRNEGGDRPRPAFRDRNEGGGERPFKPRPSFQNRNEGGDRPRPAFRDRNEGGGERPFKPRPSFRDRDEGGDRPRPAFRDRNEGGGERPFKPRFGGKPGGRPFGGGKGRPGGGPSGRGPRRDG; from the coding sequence ATGTCCGACGATAAACGATCTGGCGGCGATGGCCGCAAGCCCCCCCGTGGGCCGAAGAAGCCTTTTGGCGCTGCGCCTCCCCGCCGGCATGGGGCGGACGGCGACGCGCCGCCGCGTCGCTCCTTCGCTGCGCGGGACGAAGGCGGCGAGAAGCGCGGATCGTCGGGATGGTCGCCCCGTGTCACGCCGGAGCGCGCCGGGGGCGACCCTCCGCGCCGGCCGTACCGTCCGCGTGAAGACCAGGAAGGCGCTTCGCCCCGCCCCCGCAAATTCGAAGGCCGCGGCGATCGGGAGGGTGACCGTCCGTTTCGTCCCCGTCCTCGCGACGACAAGGACACGGCCCGGCCCTCCTTCCGCCCCCGCGGCGAGGAGCGGGGAGGCGACAGGCCGGCAGACCGGCCCTATCGGCCCTTCCGCAAGGACGACCGCAACAATGATCGCCCGGCGCCGGACCGCCGTGCCGGCAGCGGGCCTTTCCGCGGCAAGGACGACCGTCCCGCCCGCGACGGCCAGCGGCCGTATCAGGACCGCCGTCCGGAGGGTCCGTTCGAGGACCGGCCGCGGCGCGGCGGCGAGGGCGGACGTGCCTCCTTCGAGCCGCGCTTCGACGAGCGGCGTGAAGACCGCCCGGCTCGGGGCGCTCCCCACCGTGAACCGCCGCGGGGCGCGGCAGGCAAGGGCAAGCCGGCAGCCGGCAAGCCCGTGGTCGCCACCCCCGCCGTCTCCAAGGCCGCTGCCGTCCAGCCTGCCGCCTCGAAGCCGGCCGTCGCGCCCGCCGAGGGCACGTTCGAAGGCGACCGCATCGCCAAGGTGATCGCCCGTGCCGGTCTCGGCTCCCGCCGCGACGCCGAGGCCTGGATCGAGGAAGGGCGCGTCGCCGTGAACGGCGAGACGCTGACAAGCGCGGCGCGCAACGTCACCGCCGAGGACAGGATCACCGTCGACGGCAAGCCGCTGCCCCGCCGCGAACGCACGCGGCTGTGGCTGTATCACAAGCCCCGCGGCCTCGTGACCACGGAAAAGGACCCGGAAGGGCGGCCGACCGTCTTCGAGAATCTCGATCCGAACCTGCCGCGCGTGATGTCGGTCGGCCGGCTCGACATCAACACCGAAGGTCTCCTGCTGCTGACCAATGACGGCGGCCTTGCCCGCCAGCTCGAACTGCCCAAGACCGGCTGGCTCCGCCGCTACCGCGTCCGCGCCTTCGGCGAGACGGACCAGAGCAAGCTCGATGCCCTGTTCGAGGGGTTGACCATCGACGGCGTCGACTATGGCCGCATCGAAGCCAGGCTGGACAAGGAGCAGGGCGCCAATGCCTGGCTCACGCTCGGCCTGCGCGAGGGCAAGAACCGCGAGGTCAAGAATGTCCTCGCTTCGATCGGCCTCGACGTGAACAGGCTGATCCGGGTGTCCTATGGCCCCTTCCAGCTCGGCGACCTCGCCGAGGGTGCGGTCGAGGAGGTCAAGACGCGAGTCCTGATCGATCAGCTCGGCGCCGACCTGATCGCGGAAGCCGAATGCGAATTCGAGGCTCCCATATTCGAGCGTCCGGCAGCGGAGACGGCCGCTTCCAAGCCTGCCTCCGCCAAGCCCGTGTCCGGCAAGCCCTCCGACCAGGGCTACCGCCGCGGCCTGCGCGTCAAGGGCGAGGACGGCGGCAGCGAGCGCGTGATGCGCGGCAGCCTGATCGAGGATCGCTCCGGGCGCCGCGTGCTGGTGCAGCGCGTCGCCGATGTCCCCGACGACAAACCGGTCAAGCGCAAGCCCTACCGCGACCGGGACGAGGGTGGCGAGCGCTCCTTCAAGCCGCGTCCCTCCTTCCGGGATCGGAACGAGGGCGGCGATCGTCCGCGCCCGTCCTTCCGCGACCGCAATGAGGGCGGCGGCGAGCGTCCCTTCAAGCCGCGTCCTTCCTTCCGGGATCGGGACGAGGGTGGCGACCGTCCGCGTCCGGCCTTCCGCGACCGCAACGAGGGCGGCGGCGAGCGTCCCTTCAAGCCGCGCCCCTCCTTTCAGGATCGGAACGAGGGCGGCGACCGCCCGCGTCCGGCCTTCCGCGACCGCAACGAAGGTGGCGGCGAGCGTCCCTTCAAGCCGCGTCCTTCCTTCCGGGATCGGGACGAGGGTGGCGATCGCCCGCGTCCGGCCTTCCGCGACCGCAACGAGGGCGGCGGCGACCGGCCCTTCAAGCCGCGCCCGTCCTTCCGGGATCGGAACGAGGGCGGCGACCGTCCGCGTCCGGCCTTCCGCGACCGCAACGAAGGTGGCGGCGAGCGTCCGTTCAAGCCGCGTCCCTCCTTCCAGAATCGGAACGAGGGCGGCGATCGCCCGCGTCCGGCCTTCCGCGACCGCAACGAAGGTGGCGGCGAGCGGCCCTTCAAGCCGCGTCCGTCCTTCCGGGATCGGGACGAGGGCGGCGATCGTCCGCGTCCGGCCTTCCGAGACCGCAATGAAGGTGGCGGCGAGCGGCCCTTCAAGCCGCGCTTCGGCGGCAAGCCCGGCGGCAGGCCTTTCGGCGGCGGCAAGGGCAGGCCCGGGGGCGGACCGTCCGGACGCGGTCCGCGCCGGGACGGCTGA
- a CDS encoding oxidoreductase yields the protein MPSFDKPVWFITGCSTGFGRELARLTLSLGYPTVVTARNPAQVEDIAAGQGDLALVLGLDVTDQARIDAAVKAAQDHFGRIDVLVNNAGIGYFGSFEESDLAEVHKMFDINVWGLTAMTRAVLPGMRGQRSGAIVNISSVGGLRAFPSLSFYNATKFAVEALSEALAQEVAPLGIKVLLVEPGPFRTDWAGRSANEAPQTIDDYHQTSGARTAMTRGISGKQAGDPVRAAQAIVKAVEAPDAPLRLLLGKLALAGARIKLEQLAKDFDSWAEVTEGADFPEGE from the coding sequence ATGCCCAGCTTTGACAAACCCGTATGGTTCATTACCGGCTGCTCGACCGGATTTGGCCGCGAGCTCGCGCGCCTGACGCTCAGCCTCGGCTATCCGACGGTGGTGACCGCCCGCAATCCGGCCCAGGTCGAGGACATCGCCGCGGGCCAGGGCGATCTGGCGCTCGTCCTCGGGCTCGACGTCACCGACCAGGCCCGGATCGACGCGGCGGTGAAGGCGGCGCAGGATCATTTCGGCCGCATCGACGTGCTCGTGAACAATGCCGGCATCGGCTATTTCGGATCGTTCGAGGAAAGCGATCTCGCCGAGGTCCACAAGATGTTCGATATCAATGTCTGGGGCCTCACCGCCATGACGCGCGCGGTGCTGCCGGGCATGCGTGGGCAACGTTCGGGCGCCATCGTCAACATCTCCTCCGTCGGCGGCCTTCGCGCCTTCCCCTCGCTCAGCTTCTACAACGCGACGAAATTCGCGGTCGAGGCGCTGTCGGAGGCCCTCGCCCAAGAGGTGGCGCCGCTCGGCATCAAGGTGCTCCTCGTCGAACCCGGCCCGTTCCGGACCGATTGGGCCGGGCGCTCGGCCAACGAGGCGCCGCAGACGATCGACGATTATCACCAGACATCGGGGGCCCGCACCGCGATGACGCGCGGCATCAGCGGCAAGCAGGCGGGCGATCCGGTGCGGGCGGCCCAGGCGATCGTCAAGGCGGTGGAAGCTCCCGACGCGCCGCTGCGCCTGCTGCTCGGCAAGCTCGCCCTCGCCGGCGCCCGCATCAAGCTCGAGCAGCTTGCCAAGGATTTCGACAGCTGGGCCGAGGTGACCGAGGGCGCCGATTTCCCCGAGGGCGAATAG
- the hisS gene encoding histidine--tRNA ligase, whose amino-acid sequence MAGDKKQKLKARQARGFVDRSAGEIAATRAMVAAIQEVYELYGFDPVETPFVEYTDALGKFLPDQDRPNEGVFSFQDDDEQWLSLRYDLTAPLARYVAENFDALPKPYRSYRAGYVFRNEKPGPGRFRQFMQFDADTVGAPSVAADAEICMMAADTMEKLGIPRGAYVVRVNNRKVLDGIMEAIGLDGEDNAGRRLTVLRAIDKFDRLGAQGVRDLLGGGRKDESGDFTKGAGLDDTQAQTILDYVTGQSGTNAETLDRVRPLVQGSKGGSEGVEELARIAQLVEQSGYGTDRVVIDTSIVRGLEYYTGPVYEVELTFEVKDEQGRPMRFGSVAGGGRYDGLVARFRGEPVPATGFSIGVSRLLSALTALGRVDTSNEKGPVVVCVMDQGRLADYQAMATELRQAGIRAEVYLGGSGMKAQLRYADRRKAPIVVIQGSDEADKGEVQLKDLALGAEMAKGIADNAEWREARVAQRQVPRGELVATVRAMLAGG is encoded by the coding sequence ATGGCTGGCGACAAGAAGCAGAAACTCAAGGCGAGGCAGGCGCGGGGCTTCGTCGACCGCAGTGCCGGCGAGATCGCGGCCACGCGCGCCATGGTGGCGGCGATCCAGGAGGTCTACGAGCTCTACGGCTTCGACCCCGTGGAGACGCCCTTCGTCGAATACACCGATGCGCTCGGCAAGTTCCTGCCCGACCAGGACCGCCCCAATGAAGGCGTGTTCTCGTTCCAGGACGACGACGAGCAGTGGCTGTCGCTGCGCTACGACCTCACGGCGCCGCTCGCCCGCTACGTCGCCGAGAATTTCGACGCCCTGCCCAAGCCCTATCGCAGCTATCGCGCCGGCTATGTCTTCCGCAACGAGAAGCCGGGGCCGGGACGCTTCCGCCAGTTCATGCAGTTCGATGCCGATACGGTCGGCGCTCCCTCCGTCGCGGCGGACGCCGAGATCTGCATGATGGCCGCCGACACGATGGAGAAGCTCGGCATTCCCCGCGGCGCCTATGTCGTGCGCGTCAACAACCGCAAGGTGCTCGACGGCATCATGGAAGCGATCGGGCTCGACGGCGAGGACAATGCCGGGCGACGCCTCACCGTCCTGCGCGCCATCGACAAGTTCGACCGTCTCGGCGCGCAGGGCGTGCGCGATCTGCTCGGCGGCGGCCGCAAGGACGAATCGGGCGACTTCACCAAGGGCGCCGGGCTCGACGATACCCAGGCACAGACGATCCTCGACTACGTCACCGGGCAGAGCGGGACCAATGCGGAGACGCTCGATCGCGTGCGCCCGCTGGTGCAGGGCTCCAAGGGCGGCAGCGAGGGCGTCGAGGAGCTCGCCCGCATCGCCCAATTGGTCGAGCAGTCCGGCTACGGCACCGACCGCGTCGTCATCGACACCTCGATCGTGCGCGGCCTCGAATATTATACGGGGCCGGTCTACGAGGTCGAGCTCACCTTCGAGGTCAAGGACGAGCAGGGCCGGCCGATGCGCTTCGGCTCGGTGGCGGGCGGCGGCCGCTATGACGGGCTGGTGGCCCGCTTTCGCGGCGAGCCGGTGCCGGCCACCGGCTTTTCCATCGGCGTCTCGCGCCTCCTTTCCGCCCTGACGGCGCTCGGCCGCGTCGATACGTCGAACGAAAAGGGGCCGGTCGTGGTCTGCGTGATGGACCAGGGCCGCCTGGCGGACTACCAGGCCATGGCCACCGAATTGCGCCAGGCCGGCATCCGCGCCGAGGTCTATCTCGGCGGTTCCGGCATGAAGGCGCAGCTGCGCTACGCCGACCGGCGCAAGGCCCCCATCGTGGTGATCCAGGGCTCGGACGAGGCGGACAAGGGTGAAGTGCAGCTCAAGGACCTCGCCCTCGGCGCCGAGATGGCCAAGGGCATCGCCGACAATGCCGAATGGCGCGAGGCGCGCGTCGCGCAGCGCCAGGTGCCGCGCGGCGAGCTGGTGGCGACGGTGCGGGCGATGCTGGCCGGAGGCTGA
- the rsmD gene encoding 16S rRNA (guanine(966)-N(2))-methyltransferase RsmD, whose protein sequence is MRIIGGQFRGKQLAAPKSDAIRPTSDRLRETLFNILVHGYDDPVRDARVIDLFAGTGALGFEALSRGARFATFVDEGAEARGLIRTNIDAMALGGRTRLFRRDATRLGAIGPIEPFSLAFLDPPYGKDLAPRALASLGEGGWLADGALCVVEEAADAPLAMPPRFRLLDQRDYTGTKLSFIAFRQT, encoded by the coding sequence ATGCGTATCATCGGCGGGCAGTTTCGCGGCAAGCAGCTGGCGGCACCGAAGTCGGACGCCATCCGTCCGACTTCGGATCGCCTGCGCGAGACCCTCTTCAACATCCTCGTGCATGGCTATGACGATCCGGTGCGTGATGCGCGGGTGATCGACCTCTTCGCCGGCACCGGGGCGCTCGGCTTCGAGGCCCTGTCGCGCGGGGCGCGCTTCGCCACCTTCGTCGACGAAGGCGCCGAGGCACGCGGCCTGATCCGCACCAATATCGACGCGATGGCGCTGGGTGGCCGCACCCGTCTTTTCCGGCGCGATGCGACCAGGCTCGGCGCGATCGGCCCGATCGAGCCGTTTTCGCTCGCCTTCCTCGATCCGCCCTACGGCAAGGACCTCGCGCCGCGGGCGCTGGCCAGCCTGGGGGAGGGGGGCTGGCTCGCCGACGGCGCGCTCTGCGTCGTCGAGGAGGCCGCCGACGCACCGCTGGCGATGCCGCCCCGCTTCCGCCTCCTGGACCAGCGCGACTATACCGGCACGAAGCTGAGCTTCATTGCCTTCAGGCAGACGTGA
- a CDS encoding nucleoside deaminase, with translation MKRSIMELALEEARAAGDRGEVPVGAVVVKDGVILAREGNRTIERADPTAHAEMLAIRAAAAALGSERLVDADLHVTLEPCPMCAAAISFARIRRLYFGCDDPKGGAVENGVRLYSSPTCHHRPEIYSGIDAGAARALLRDFFRERR, from the coding sequence ATGAAGCGCTCGATCATGGAATTGGCGCTGGAAGAGGCGCGTGCCGCTGGGGATCGTGGGGAGGTACCCGTCGGCGCGGTTGTCGTCAAGGACGGAGTGATTCTCGCCCGCGAGGGAAACCGCACGATCGAGCGCGCCGACCCGACCGCCCATGCGGAAATGCTGGCGATCCGTGCCGCCGCGGCGGCGCTCGGCAGCGAAAGGCTGGTCGACGCCGATCTTCACGTCACGCTGGAGCCTTGTCCGATGTGCGCGGCGGCGATCTCCTTTGCCCGCATCAGGCGTCTTTATTTCGGCTGCGACGACCCCAAGGGCGGTGCCGTCGAGAACGGCGTCAGGCTCTATTCGTCGCCGACCTGCCATCACCGGCCCGAGATCTATTCGGGCATCGACGCCGGTGCCGCACGGGCCCTGCTGCGGGATTTCTTCCGGGAAAGGCGCTAA
- a CDS encoding ATP phosphoribosyltransferase regulatory subunit translates to MPHPAYDAFDALAERSGYALIDPPILQPADLFLDLLGEDMRRQAFLTTDAEGHEFCLRPDFTIPVSLHFLKEAGAGAIGAYAYRGPVFRLRAEGPGEFPQAGFENYGRHDLPAADAEMLAIALEAAADLGLSAAEIRMGDAGVVSAMLDALDLPPVWRRRFASDLQHSRNLDEDLARLGSSAPKNGAAAYAGFLAALEGTDPGSARAAVADLLSIAGIQPVGGRSVDEIADRFLEQAALSSGMGVDADKVAITRRIFAVAGDPDGASAQLRAIADDAGLALDGVFDAFDQRTGFFAARDIDVGTIRFATAFGRRLDYYTGFVFELHDPGRPGAPQLVGGGRYDRLMSQLGSAEPIPAIGCSIWIDRFGGEL, encoded by the coding sequence ATGCCCCATCCCGCCTATGACGCCTTCGATGCCCTCGCGGAGCGGTCCGGCTATGCGTTGATCGACCCGCCCATCCTGCAGCCGGCCGACCTCTTCCTCGACCTCCTGGGCGAGGACATGCGCCGTCAGGCCTTCCTGACCACGGATGCGGAAGGACACGAGTTCTGCCTGCGGCCGGACTTCACCATTCCGGTCTCGCTGCACTTCCTGAAGGAAGCCGGGGCCGGCGCCATCGGCGCCTATGCCTATCGCGGACCGGTGTTCCGGCTGCGCGCCGAAGGCCCCGGCGAATTCCCGCAGGCCGGGTTCGAGAATTACGGCCGGCACGACCTGCCAGCGGCCGACGCCGAGATGCTGGCGATCGCGCTGGAGGCGGCGGCGGATCTCGGCCTGTCCGCGGCGGAGATCCGCATGGGGGACGCCGGCGTCGTCTCGGCCATGCTGGACGCGCTCGACCTGCCGCCGGTCTGGCGCCGCCGCTTCGCCAGCGACCTGCAGCATTCCCGCAATCTCGACGAGGACCTCGCCCGCCTCGGCAGCAGCGCGCCGAAGAACGGGGCGGCCGCCTATGCCGGTTTCCTCGCCGCACTGGAGGGAACCGATCCGGGCTCGGCCCGCGCAGCCGTCGCCGATCTCCTGTCGATCGCCGGCATCCAGCCGGTCGGCGGGCGCAGCGTCGACGAGATCGCCGACCGCTTCCTCGAACAGGCCGCCCTGTCCTCCGGCATGGGCGTCGACGCCGACAAGGTCGCGATCACCCGGCGCATCTTCGCGGTCGCGGGCGATCCGGACGGCGCCTCGGCCCAGTTGCGTGCCATCGCCGACGACGCCGGGCTCGCTCTCGACGGCGTCTTCGATGCCTTCGACCAGCGGACCGGCTTCTTCGCGGCGCGCGACATCGATGTCGGCACCATCCGCTTCGCCACCGCCTTCGGCCGGCGGCTCGACTATTACACCGGCTTCGTCTTCGAGCTGCACGATCCGGGCCGGCCGGGGGCGCCGCAACTGGTCGGCGGCGGCCGTTACGACCGCCTGATGTCGCAGCTCGGATCCGCGGAGCCGATCCCCGCCATCGGCTGCTCGATCTGGATCGACCGCTTCGGTGGAGAACTGTGA
- a CDS encoding M16 family metallopeptidase: MIQKIVSPLGIEAWLVEDYAVPLVAVDFAFRGGTAQDGAVRPGLAHMMSALLDEGAGPHDDEAFQRLMEENAVELSFQAGRDQINGSLRTLADRMEAGFDLLRLAITEPRFEETAVERIRQSLMASLRREASDPNAVASQTFFAHLFPGHPYGRPPRGTLESIAAIPRDEIAAQHRRLLAKDVLCISIVGAIAAHDARDMLDKVFGSLPTTALLQPVAETVPSSLGERRIVDLDLPQTVLQFGTPGVKRDSPYYMAALVLNHIYGGGSFSSRLFQKVREEKGLAYSVSTHLGTLAHAAFLGGGVATRNDRAAESLAIIEAEMMEIARNGPTAAELESAKKYLTGSYALRFDASTKIANQLTQIQVEKLGIDFIDRRNGLIDMITLDDTRRVARRLFGGPKPFVVAVGRPEGLA; encoded by the coding sequence ATGATTCAGAAGATCGTCTCGCCTCTCGGTATCGAAGCCTGGCTGGTCGAGGATTATGCGGTGCCGCTCGTCGCCGTCGATTTCGCTTTCCGGGGCGGCACGGCGCAGGACGGCGCGGTTCGGCCGGGGCTCGCCCACATGATGTCCGCCCTCCTCGACGAGGGGGCCGGGCCGCATGACGACGAGGCGTTCCAGCGCCTGATGGAAGAGAACGCGGTGGAATTGTCGTTCCAGGCGGGACGGGACCAGATCAACGGTTCGCTGCGCACCCTCGCCGATCGGATGGAGGCGGGTTTCGACCTTCTGCGCCTCGCCATCACCGAGCCGCGCTTCGAGGAGACGGCGGTCGAGCGCATCCGCCAGAGCCTGATGGCGAGCCTGCGGCGCGAGGCGAGCGACCCGAACGCCGTGGCTTCGCAGACCTTTTTCGCCCATCTCTTCCCCGGCCATCCCTATGGCCGTCCGCCGCGGGGAACGCTCGAGAGCATTGCCGCCATCCCCCGCGACGAAATCGCGGCCCAGCATCGGCGTCTGCTCGCCAAGGATGTGCTGTGCATTTCGATCGTCGGCGCGATCGCGGCGCATGATGCCAGGGACATGCTGGACAAGGTGTTCGGATCGCTGCCGACCACGGCGCTGTTGCAGCCCGTGGCGGAGACCGTGCCCTCCTCCCTCGGCGAACGGCGCATCGTCGATCTCGACCTGCCGCAGACGGTGCTGCAGTTCGGCACCCCCGGCGTGAAGCGCGACAGCCCCTATTACATGGCGGCGCTGGTGCTCAATCACATCTATGGCGGCGGCAGCTTCTCCTCGCGGCTGTTCCAGAAGGTGCGCGAGGAAAAGGGCCTGGCCTATTCGGTCTCGACCCATCTCGGCACGCTGGCCCATGCCGCCTTCCTCGGCGGCGGCGTGGCCACCCGCAACGACCGCGCCGCCGAGAGCCTCGCGATCATCGAGGCGGAAATGATGGAGATCGCTCGCAACGGGCCGACGGCCGCCGAACTCGAAAGCGCGAAGAAATATCTCACCGGCTCCTATGCGCTGCGCTTCGACGCCTCCACCAAGATTGCCAACCAGCTGACGCAGATCCAGGTGGAGAAGCTCGGCATCGACTTCATCGACCGCCGCAACGGTTTGATCGACATGATCACGCTCGACGATACGCGGCGCGTGGCGCGCCGCCTGTTCGGCGGCCCGAAGCCCTTCGTCGTCGCGGTGGGCCGGCCGGAGGGGTTGGCATAG